In the Theobroma cacao cultivar B97-61/B2 chromosome 1, Criollo_cocoa_genome_V2, whole genome shotgun sequence genome, one interval contains:
- the LOC18612419 gene encoding putative MO25-like protein At5g47540 — MKGLFKSKPPTPVELVQQTRELLAYALSNTETRERKRAEKIAELDKLILDIRTILYGDGQVEPSSDACAQLTKEFFQQDTFRLLIHCLPTLNSGARQNATHVIANLQRQRVNSKLIASEYLENNLDIMDILIPGYEDSDIAWTYGSISRECIRHQSVAKYVLESKHMKKFFDYLQNPNFDIASDVQATFKELLIRHKSTVAGFLSANYDWFFQEYNSQLLQSESYITRRHAIKFLGDMLLDRSNASVMVRYVSSLDNMRIMMNLLRDSKKTIKLDTFHVFKLFVANQNKPPEIISILVTNRSKLLRFFSEFNIDKEDEQFEADKSQIIKEIANLQSTDRSCQDLDNCDVPC, encoded by the exons ATGAAGGGGCTGTTCAAATCAAAGCCCCCAACACCGGTGGAGCTGGTGCAGCAAACGCGTGAGCTTCTTGCTTACGCTCTCAGCAACACCGAGACCCGTGAACGCAAACGAGCAGAGAAG ATTGCAGAACTAGACAAATTGATTTTGGATATAAGAACAATTCTCTATGGTGACGGTCAAGTGGAGCCAAGTTCGGATGCTTGTGCACAATTGACCAAGGAGTTCTTTCAACAGGATACATTTCGCCTTCTCATCCATTGTCTTCCAACTTTGAATTCAGGG GCCCGTCAAAATGCTACTCATGTGATTGCAAATTTACAAAGACAAAGGGTGAATTCAAAGCTAATTGCTTCTGAGTATTTGGAAAATAACTTGGATATTATGGATATTTTGATACCTGG TTATGAAGATAGCGATATTGCTTGGACTTATGGTTCAATTTCAAGGGAGTGCATCCGTCATCAGAGTGTTGCTAA GTATGTCTTGGAATCAAAGCATATGAAGAAGTTTTTTGATTATCTACAGAATCCAAATTTCGACATAGCATCAGATGTTCAAGCAACTTTTAAA GAGCTTTTGATAAGGCATAAATCTACTGTGGCTGGATTCCTTTCTGCAAATTATGACTGG TTTTTCCAGGAATACAATTCCCAACTGCTGCAATCTGAAAGCTACATCACCAGACGACATGCTATCAAG TTCCTTGGAGATATGTTGCTAGATCGTTCAAATGCTTCTGTGATGGTTCGGTATGTGAGCTCATTAGATAACATGAGGATCATGATGAATCTTCTCAGG GATTCAAAGAAGACAATAAAACTAGATACCTTTCATGTGTTCAAG CTATTTGTTGCAAATCAAAATAAGCCTCCTGAAATCATCAGCATCCTTGTGACAAATAGGAGCAAGCTCCTGCGCTTCTTTAGTGAATTCAACATTGATAAAG AGGATGAACAGTTTGAAGCAGACAAATCCCAAATCATCAAAGAGATTGCCAACCTGCAATCCACAGATCGTTCATGCCAAGATTTAGATAATTGTGATGTTCCATGTTAA
- the LOC18612420 gene encoding cytochrome b561 and DOMON domain-containing protein At5g35735, producing MEKASKIVLFSCLVVSFLASSCAQTCRTQTFSNNRQYDNCSDLPALNCYLHWTYRTDGTVDLAFRHTGTNSGRWSAWAINPSGARMFGSQALVAFVNSSGVAHAFTTQVNLPSPTMQQSNLSFEVPSLSATFENNDMTIFAVLRISENLLSTNQVWQEGPVTNDVLGMHPTSGENMQSVASVNFLTGQSGGSASNSRARRRNVHGVLNTVSWGILMPLGAITARYMKVFKSADPAWFYLHVACQCSAYIVGVAGWATGIKLGSESAGITQNPHRNIGITLFCLGTLQVFALLLRPNKDHKYRFYWNIYHHSIGYSVIILSIINIFEGFDILQPEDKWKRIYIGILIFLGIVASLLEAFTWYIVLKRRKTGSDKHSNSMNGAGNGVNGYGARGQGV from the exons ATGGAGAAAGCCTCGAAAATTGTCCTTTTCTCATGCCTGGTGGTTTCTTTCTTGGCTTCATCGTGTGCCCAAACCTGTCGTACCCAAACTTTTTCCAACAACAGGCAATATGACAACTGCAGCGATCTTCCAGCCTTGAACTGTTACCTCCACTGGACATATCGAACAGATGGGACCGTTGATCTTGCCTTTAGACACACCGGCACCAACTCGGGAAGATGGTCAGCATGGGCTATCAATCCCAGTGGAGCACGAATGTTTGGTTCCCAGGCTTTGGTCGCCTTTGTCAACTCCAGTGGCGTCGCTCACGCATTCACAACACAAGTTAATCTTCCGTCCCCTACCATGCAACAGAGTAATTTGAGCTTTGAGGTTCCCAGCCTTTCGGCAACCTTTGAGAACAATGATATGACGATATTTGCTGTTCTGAGGATCTCCGAAAACTTGTTATCTACTAACCAGGTTTGGCAGGAAGGTCCTGTGACCAACGACGTTCTAGGGATGCATCCTACTTCTGGAGAAAACATGCAATCCGTTGCAAGTGTCAATTTTCTTACAGGACAATCTGGAGGGAGTGCATCTAATTCAAGGGCTAGAAGAAGAAAT GTTCACGGAGTACTGAACACTGTCAGCTGGGGAATTTTGATGCCTTTGGGAGCCATAACAGCTAGGTACATGAAGGTGTTCAAGTCTGCAGACCCGGCATGGTTTTATCTCCATGTTGCTTGCCAATGTTCGGCCTATATTGTTGGTGTTGCAGGATGGGCTACTGGTATTAAGCTCGGCAGCGAGTCTGCTGGAATCACCCAGAATCCCCACAGGAACATTGGCATCACCCTCTTCTGCCTCGGAACTCTTCAG GTGTTTGCTTTGCTTCTGAGGCCAAACAAGGATCACAAATACAGATTCTATTGGAACATATACCACCACTCCATTGGTTACTCTGTCATCATCCTCAGCATCATCAACATTTTCGAGGGTTTCGACATTCTTCAACCTGAGGACAAATGGAAGAGAATTTACATCGGCATCCTCATATTTTTGGGTATTGTCGCGTCTTTGTTGGAAGCATTCACTTGGTACATTGTTCTCAAAAGGAGGAAGACTGGCTCTGATAAGCACTCTAACAGCATGAATGGAGCAGGCAATGGAGTGAATGGATATGGTGCCAGGGGACAGGGAGTGtaa